One window of Methanogenium organophilum genomic DNA carries:
- a CDS encoding acyltransferase: protein MVEIDGSGAGGPFKDVPENPDGQGDKTQGRKTLLLVERGAGIQVYVFGIFTAITGSIITEPTIHTRMYPHENAVTGLLNDIRDLLSRGPDEEATDEILRLIGVPMPGNNLLYDARIYSDYLPKSEELIITPEKRHLHLLWDAFDRSPLSLAVNFAFPFRRMIARQLFSACGKNFCAECEMRFNFGHTLTVGDDVFINRGLFIDTKGGVTIGNAVGIGEFVRIFTHSHGEANHAERTYAPVTIEPYAKIYTNAMILPGVTIGEGAIVGGGAVVTKDVPPWTLVAGVPAKAIRERMTEGKRGPALNHIWLAHGAFQDE from the coding sequence GGAGTGGTGCAGGTGGGCCTTTTAAAGATGTGCCTGAAAACCCGGACGGCCAGGGTGATAAAACCCAGGGAAGAAAAACGCTCCTTTTAGTCGAGAGAGGGGCCGGAATCCAGGTATATGTCTTTGGAATATTCACGGCGATAACCGGCAGCATTATTACCGAACCCACCATTCACACGCGTATGTACCCCCATGAAAACGCCGTCACCGGATTGCTCAATGATATCAGGGATCTCCTCAGCAGAGGGCCGGACGAAGAAGCGACCGATGAAATTCTCCGGTTAATAGGTGTGCCGATGCCGGGCAATAACCTGCTCTATGACGCCCGAATTTACAGCGATTACCTCCCGAAGAGCGAAGAACTGATAATCACACCGGAAAAACGTCACCTCCATCTTCTCTGGGACGCCTTCGACCGCTCCCCGCTCTCCCTTGCCGTCAACTTCGCGTTCCCCTTTCGTCGCATGATCGCCCGTCAACTCTTCAGTGCCTGTGGAAAAAACTTCTGTGCCGAATGTGAGATGCGTTTCAACTTCGGCCATACCCTAACCGTTGGGGACGACGTATTCATCAACCGCGGCCTCTTCATCGACACAAAAGGCGGGGTCACCATCGGAAATGCCGTCGGGATCGGAGAATTCGTGCGGATCTTTACCCACAGTCACGGCGAGGCGAATCACGCAGAGCGGACCTATGCGCCGGTTACCATAGAACCCTATGCAAAGATCTACACCAACGCAATGATCCTGCCGGGAGTAACAATCGGTGAAGGGGCGATCGTGGGAGGTGGCGCTGTCGTAACAAAGGACGTTCCCCCATGGACCCTTGTAGCCGGCGTCCCTGCAAAAGCAATCAGAGAGCGGATGACGGAAGGGAAGAGAGGGCCGGCCCTCAACCACATATGGCTCGCCCACGGGGCGTTTCAGGATGAATAA
- the cofH gene encoding 5-amino-6-(D-ribitylamino)uracil--L-tyrosine 4-hydroxyphenyl transferase CofH, with protein sequence MKELLDDVLEGHRLTPAEAAGLLKARGSDVWDITTAADILREQTVGDVVTYVRNQNVHITNICRNLCRFCAFGRPPGAPDAYDAGDEGIRAQVTLAKERGVTELCYLSGVHPDFSAERYAEMIGIGHEIIPDADIHTMSPDEITWAAEKSGMTTKEVLEMLRDAGLGTVQGTGAEILVDSVRRQICPNKIPTAEWSRIIKEAHQLGMKSTATIMYGSLDTATDRAEHFGVIRDIQDETGGFTEFIPMGFIHENTPLQRAGLVTGGSLGRVDILTFAVARLFLDNIPNIQISWGKVGFRMASLGLMAGGNDFGGTMFTDEVSGDAGAVAADYFDPVEMRRITDDLGRVLRRRSTVYELLD encoded by the coding sequence ATGAAAGAGCTCTTAGATGATGTCCTTGAAGGACACCGGCTCACTCCTGCCGAGGCGGCGGGGCTTCTGAAGGCACGCGGATCTGATGTATGGGATATTACAACAGCGGCAGACATCCTCCGCGAACAGACCGTAGGTGATGTGGTCACCTATGTGCGCAACCAGAATGTCCATATCACCAATATCTGCCGGAACCTCTGTCGGTTCTGTGCATTCGGGAGGCCGCCGGGGGCGCCGGACGCCTATGATGCAGGCGATGAGGGTATCCGGGCACAAGTCACTCTCGCAAAGGAACGCGGTGTCACCGAACTCTGTTATCTCTCCGGGGTCCATCCCGACTTCAGTGCCGAGCGCTATGCGGAGATGATCGGCATCGGGCACGAGATCATCCCGGATGCGGATATTCACACGATGAGTCCGGACGAGATTACGTGGGCCGCAGAGAAGAGCGGGATGACGACTAAGGAGGTGCTTGAGATGCTGCGTGATGCGGGTCTCGGGACCGTGCAGGGGACGGGAGCAGAGATTCTCGTGGACTCGGTGCGGAGGCAGATCTGCCCGAACAAAATTCCAACTGCTGAATGGTCCCGTATCATCAAAGAAGCGCACCAATTGGGTATGAAGTCCACCGCAACGATCATGTACGGCTCGTTGGATACGGCGACCGACCGGGCCGAGCACTTCGGCGTGATTCGGGACATACAGGATGAAACCGGTGGGTTCACGGAGTTTATTCCCATGGGGTTCATTCACGAGAACACCCCTCTGCAGAGGGCGGGGCTGGTCACCGGCGGCTCGCTGGGGCGGGTGGATATCCTCACCTTTGCGGTTGCCCGGCTCTTCTTAGATAATATCCCGAACATTCAGATATCGTGGGGGAAAGTCGGTTTCCGGATGGCCTCTCTTGGACTTATGGCCGGCGGCAATGACTTCGGCGGGACGATGTTTACCGACGAGGTATCGGGGGATGCGGGTGCGGTTGCAGCCGATTATTTCGATCCGGTGGAGATGCGGCGGATTACTGATGACTTGGGACGGGTGCTGCGGCGCCGTTCAACGGTCTATGAACTTCTCGATTAA
- the nifS gene encoding cysteine desulfurase NifS, protein MNTEKRLVYMDHAATTATRPEVAAAMVPYMTGHFGNPSSLYDLARVSREAVAAAREQVAAAIGAEPKQIYFTSGGTESDNWALKGVAFARKAKGNHIITSAVEHHAISHTCVWLEKQGFSVTYLPVDRYGMVDPAAVEAAITPETILVSVMMANNEIGTIMPVAEIGAVARKHGVLFHTDAVQAVGHIPIDVRAQNIDLLSLSGHKFRGPKGTGALYIGPGVRLDPLMHGGAQERGRRAGTENVPGIVGMGMALELATAEMEENTRRITALRDRLTAGLLSIPETYLNGHPERRLPNNVNVVFAYIEGESILLMLNRRGIAASTGSACSTTSLEPSHVLMACGLPHEVVHGSLRLTLGEQTTEADVDYVISAVMEIVQRLRDMSPLTPAELRSRPESG, encoded by the coding sequence ATGAATACAGAAAAACGCCTCGTGTACATGGACCATGCAGCGACGACTGCCACCCGTCCGGAAGTGGCGGCGGCAATGGTCCCCTATATGACTGGACATTTTGGCAATCCGTCTTCCCTCTATGACCTCGCACGGGTCTCCCGGGAGGCCGTCGCTGCGGCACGAGAACAGGTGGCGGCTGCCATTGGGGCGGAACCAAAGCAGATCTATTTCACGAGCGGCGGGACGGAGTCTGACAACTGGGCGCTCAAAGGGGTGGCTTTTGCCCGGAAAGCGAAGGGAAATCACATCATCACGTCAGCGGTGGAGCACCATGCTATCTCCCATACCTGTGTGTGGCTCGAGAAGCAGGGTTTCTCGGTGACCTATCTCCCGGTGGACCGCTACGGGATGGTCGACCCCGCAGCGGTGGAGGCCGCGATCACACCGGAGACGATTCTCGTGAGTGTGATGATGGCGAACAATGAGATCGGGACGATCATGCCGGTGGCAGAGATCGGTGCCGTTGCACGAAAGCACGGCGTCCTCTTCCACACGGACGCGGTGCAGGCGGTGGGGCATATCCCGATTGATGTGCGGGCGCAGAATATTGATTTACTATCGCTCTCGGGCCACAAGTTCCGGGGCCCGAAGGGGACAGGGGCACTCTATATCGGGCCGGGTGTACGGCTCGACCCCCTGATGCACGGTGGTGCACAAGAGCGGGGGCGGCGTGCGGGAACCGAGAATGTTCCCGGCATCGTCGGGATGGGGATGGCGCTCGAACTCGCGACGGCGGAGATGGAGGAGAACACACGCCGCATCACAGCGCTTCGCGACCGGCTGACGGCAGGGCTTCTTTCCATTCCGGAGACCTACCTGAACGGCCACCCGGAGCGGCGCCTCCCGAACAATGTGAATGTGGTCTTCGCGTATATCGAGGGCGAGTCGATTCTCCTGATGCTGAACCGGCGGGGGATCGCGGCATCGACGGGGAGCGCCTGCAGTACCACCTCCCTCGAGCCGTCCCACGTGCTGATGGCCTGCGGCCTGCCACACGAGGTGGTGCACGGCTCGTTGCGCCTGACTCTCGGGGAGCAGACGACGGAAGCAGACGTTGATTATGTGATTTCGGCGGTGATGGAGATCGTGCAGCGGCTGCGGGATATGTCTCCCCTGACACCCGCAGAGCTCAGGAGCCGCCCCGAATCAGGATAA
- the nifU gene encoding Fe-S cluster assembly scaffold protein NifU, with the protein MYNETVMDHFEHPRNQGAIEDADGEGEVGNAQCGDIMKIYLKVEDDTIADVRFQTFGCGAAIASSSMATELIRGKTVEEAWDLTNKAVVEALAGLPPQKVHCSLLAEEAIHAAINDYRVKQGLEPWEETGGHREGHEH; encoded by the coding sequence ATGTACAACGAGACAGTGATGGACCATTTTGAGCACCCGCGAAACCAGGGTGCGATTGAGGACGCAGACGGCGAGGGCGAGGTCGGCAACGCCCAGTGTGGGGATATCATGAAGATATACCTGAAGGTGGAGGACGATACAATAGCAGACGTCCGGTTCCAGACCTTCGGGTGCGGGGCGGCGATTGCCTCCAGCAGCATGGCAACGGAGCTCATCCGTGGAAAGACGGTGGAGGAGGCATGGGACCTCACGAACAAGGCGGTCGTCGAGGCCCTCGCGGGTCTCCCCCCGCAGAAGGTGCACTGCTCGCTTCTCGCTGAAGAGGCGATTCACGCGGCGATTAATGATTATCGTGTGAAACAGGGCCTGGAGCCCTGGGAAGAGACGGGCGGCCACAGGGAAGGGCACGAGCACTGA